In one Acomys russatus chromosome X, mAcoRus1.1, whole genome shotgun sequence genomic region, the following are encoded:
- the Pgk1 gene encoding phosphoglycerate kinase 1 yields MSLSNKLTLDKLDVKGKRVVMRVDFNVPMKNNQITNNQRIKAAVPSIKFCLDNGAKSVVLMSHLGRPDGVPMPDKYSLEPVAAELKSLLGKDVLFLKDCVGPEVENACANPAAGTVILLENLRFHVEEEGKGKDASGNKIKAEPAKIDAFRASLSKLGDVYVNDAFGTAHRAHSSMVGVNLPQKAGGFLMKKELNYFAKALESPERPFLAILGGAKVADKIQLINNMLDKVNEMIIGGGMAFTFLKVLNNMEIGTSLYDEEGAKIVKDLMSKAEKNGVKITLPVDFVTADKFDENAKTGQASVASGIPAGWMGLDCGTESSKKYAEAVARAKQIVWNGPVGVFEWEAFARGTKSLMDEVVKATSRGCITIIGGGDTATCCAKWNTEDKVSHVSTGGGASLELLEGKVLPGVDALSNV; encoded by the exons ggTGGACTTCAATGTTCCTATGAAGAACAACCAGATAACAAATAACCAAAG GATCAAGGCTGCTGTTCCAAGCATCAAATTCTGCTTGGACAATGGAGCCAAGTCTGTCGTCCTTATGAGCCACCTAGGCCGGCCCGATGGTGTTCCCATGCCTGACAAGTACTCCTTAGAGCCAGTGGCTGCAGAACTCAAGTCTCTGCTCGGCAA ggatGTTCTGTTCTTGAAGGATTGTGTGGGCCCAGAAGTAGAGAATGCCTGTGCCAACCCAGCAGCTGGGACTGTCATCCTGCTGGAGAACCTCCGCTTTCACgtagaggaagaagggaagggaaaagatgcTTCTGGGAACAAG ATTAAAGCCGAGCCAGCCAAAATCGATGCTTTCCGAGCCTCGCTGTCCAAACTAGGAGATGTCTATGTCAATGATGCTTTTGGGACTGCACACCGAGCCCACAG CTCCATGGTGGGTGTGAATCTGCCACAGAAGGCTGGTGGATTTTTGATGAAGAAGGAGCTGAACTACTTTGCCAAGGCTTTGGAGAGTCCAGAGCGACCCTTCCTGGCTATCTTGGGAGG AGCTAAAGTTGCAGACAAGATCCAGCTGATCAATAATATGCTGGACAAAGTCAATGAGATGATCATCGGTGGTGGGATGGCTTTTACCTTCCTTAAGGTGCTCAACAACATGGAG ATTGGCACCTCTCTGTATGATGAAGAAGGAGCCAAGATTGTCAAAGATCTCATGTCCAAAGCTGAGAAGAATGGTGTGAAGATTACCTTGCCTGTTGACTTTGTCACTGCTGACAAATTTGATGAGAATGCCAAGACTGGCCAAGCTTCTGTGGCCTCTGGTATACCTGCTGGCTGGATG GGCTTGGACTGTGGTACTGAGAGCAGCAAGAAATATGCTGAGGCTGTGGCTCGAGCTAAGCAGATTGTTTGGAATGGACCCGTCGGGGTATTTGAATGGGAAGCTTTTGCCAGGGGGACCAAGTCCCTCATGGATGAGGTGGTAAAAGCCACTTCTAGGGGTTGCATCACTATCATAG GTGGTGGAGATACTGCCACTTGCTGTGCCAAATGGAACACAGAGGATAAAGTCAGCCATGTGAGCACTGGAGGTGGTGCCAGCCTAGAGCTCCTGGAAG GTAAAGTCCTTCCAGGGGTGGATGCTCTCAGCAATGTTTAG